A window of the Lactuca sativa cultivar Salinas chromosome 7, Lsat_Salinas_v11, whole genome shotgun sequence genome harbors these coding sequences:
- the LOC111889090 gene encoding Golgi apparatus membrane protein-like protein ECHIDNA has protein sequence MDLNPPAGENYANPRICFFHVLFKAGALAFYILSALFFDSFVIIFVVTVLLSALDFWVVKNVSGRILVGLRWWNEIDDNGESVWKFECLDQESLARMNKKDSWLFWWTLYLTAVVWIFFGIFSLIRFQADYLLVVGVCLTLSVANIVGFTKCRKDAKKQIQAFASQTIANRFQSTLQSAFSVV, from the exons ATGGATCTGAATCCG CCTGCAGGAGAAAACTATGCAAACCCAAGGATATGCTTCTTTCATGTCCTCTTCAAG GCTGGAGCATTGGCGTTTTACATACTATCAGCACTGTTTTTTGATAGTTTTGTGATAATATTTGTGGTGACTGTTCTTCTTTCTGCTCTTGATTTTTGGGTGGTGAAAAATGTGAGTGGTAGAATCTTAGTTGGTTTGAGGTGGTGGAATGAAATTGATGACAATGGTGAAAGTGTCTGGAAATTTGAATGTCTTGATCAAGAG TCATTGGCTCGAATGAACAAAAAGGATTCATGGCTGTTTTGGTGGACTCTTTACTTGACT GCGGTTGTATGGATATTCTTTGGAATATTCTCTCTGATAAGATTCCAAGCTGATTATCTCCTTGTTGTTGGAGTTTGCTTGACACTCAGTGTTGCAAATATTGTGGGCTTTACAAAATGTCGCAAAG atGCAAAGAAGCAGATTCAAGCATTTGCCTCCCAGACAATTGCGAACCGGTTCCAGTCTACGTTACAGTCTGCATTTAGTGTGGtgtga
- the LOC111889088 gene encoding psbP domain-containing protein 1, chloroplastic, with the protein MAVTIVDHLGFRPLSTPTATVLRSIPPHFLSSAAHTALLMLPTRVAPFAMVSNSNSASCSSLSCNLQSTKAFVVPRRSLMSTLILSSCLFSQTESNFAFAQPTIGFKEYIDSFDGYSFDYPKNWIQVRGANADIFFRDPYVLDENLSVEVSSPSSSKYKSVEDLGPPEEAGKAVLRQYLTEFMSTRLGVKRESSILSTSSTVADDGKMYYQIEVNIKSFASNNELAVMPEDRVVRMEWNRRYLSVLGVENNQLYELRLQVPENVFVEEENDLRKVMASFRVNKLSA; encoded by the exons ATGGCTGTAACCATAGTAGACCATCTCGGTTTCCGACCCCTTTCCACTCCTACTGCCACCGTCCTCCGCTCAATTCCCCCTCATTTCCTCTCTTCCGCCGCCCACACCGCCCTGCTGATGCTGCCGACACGTGTCGCTCCATTTGCTATGGTTTCCAATTCCAATTCCGCCTCCTGCTCTTCTCTTTCTTGCAACCTGCAATCC ACTAAAGCTTTTGTAGTTCCAAGGAGGAGTTTGATGAGCACCTTGATCCTTTCCAGTTGCCTATTCTCACAAACTGAGAGCAATTTTGCATTTGCTCAACCAACTATAGGATTCAAGGAATATATAGATTCGTTTGATGGGTACTCATTCGATTATCCTAAAAACTGGATTCAAGTTCGAGGTGCAAATGCTGACATATTCTTCAGAGACCCTTATGTTCTTGACGAAAACCTCTCTGTTGAAGTATCCTCACCTTCATCATCGAAATACAAGAGTGTAGAAGATTTGGGTCCACCTGAAGAAGCAGGAAAGGCTGTTCTTAGACAGTATTTGACAGAATTCATGTCTACTAGGCTTGGGGTGAAGCGTGAATCAAGTATTCTCTCTACTTCTTCTACAGTTGCTGATGATGGGAAGATGTATTACCAAATTGAG GTAAACATAAAGTCGTTTGCTAGCAATAATGAGTTGGCTGTTATGCCAGAAGATAGAGTGGTGCGTATGGAATGGAATAGGAGATATCTTTCGGTTCTTGGAGTTGAAAACAATCAATTATATGAATTGAGACTACAAGTGCCTGAAAATGTATTTGTAGAAGAAGAGAATGATCTTCGTAAAGTTATGGCCTCTTTTAGGGTTAACAAGTTAAGTGCTTGA